A stretch of Castanea sativa cultivar Marrone di Chiusa Pesio chromosome 2, ASM4071231v1 DNA encodes these proteins:
- the LOC142626053 gene encoding regulator of nonsense transcripts 1 homolog has protein sequence MYLATASEQGTIIRVHLVSDATKVQYRMHPSLSEFPSNSFYEGTLQNGVTINERQSSGIDFPWPVPNRPMFFYVQIGVITPYEGQRAYIVNYMSRNGALRQQVYKEIEVASVDSFQGREKDYIILSCVRSNEHQGIGFHNDPRRLNVALSCARYGIVILGNPKVLSKQPLWNSLLTHYKEHECLVEGPLNNLKQSIEEDPAIDPDVWMADASHCVFKISNELVLKVKGYKNLLF, from the exons ATGTATCTAGCAACTGCTTCTGAACAAGGAACCATAATCAGAGTCCATTTGGTTTCAGATGCAACTAAG gttcaATATCGTATGCACCCATCTCTGTCAGAATTTCCTTCTAACAGCTTCTATGAAGGCACACTACAGAATGGAGTAACTATAAATGAGAGGCAATCTTCGGGAATTGACTTTCCTTGGCCTGTGCCCAATCGTCCAATGTTCTTTTATGTCCAG ATTGGGGTGATAACACCATATGAGGGACAAAGAGCATATATTGTGAACTATATGTCTAGAAATGGTGCTCTTAGACAGCAAGTTTACAAGGAGATTGAG GTTGCAAGTGTAGATTCATTTCAAGGAAGGGAAAAAGACTACATTATTCTGTCATGTGTGAGGAGTAATGAACATCAG GGAATTGGATTCCATAATGATCCTCGTAGGCTCAATGTTGCACTAAGTTGTGCTCGATATGGTATTGTCATTCTGGGGAATCCCAAAGTCCTGAGCAAACAGCCACTGTGGAATAGCTTATTGACACACTACAAG GAGCATGAATGCTTGGTTGAAGGACCTCTGAATAATTTGAAACAAAGTATTGAAGAGGACCCAGCTATAGATCCAGATGTCTGGATGGCCGATGCGAGTCActgtgtttttaaaatttccaatGAATTGGTCTTGAAGGTTAAAGGTTATAAGAATCTTCTATTTTAA